The Montipora foliosa isolate CH-2021 chromosome 6, ASM3666993v2, whole genome shotgun sequence genome includes the window actggtttactggattgtctcccttctttttgattggccaaagtaattacttcggttttggtttcacgacactcgattgaaagtCGCTCTGATAcatcaataatttattttctcaGATATCTGGTGTCTGAATAAAAATAATACGAAGCTGGAGTTAGCATTGTTTAAATACAAGCCATGGTGCTTTTGGTAAGTATATACGGGCAACTTAGCATCAGAACGGCACGATTTCCAAGAGAAGAGCACTTGTGCTCTGTATTATAACAAGAAGGCCTTCCAGGAAAGGAAAGGTGGGGGGAGGGGCAACCATGGCCCCATGTCACATCTTATAAAGCATTGTTATaactcccaactcaaatacgttttctgattggaggagaacgtgtcacgtgtcattggtcaaaacttcatgacgccctagggcaacaacaacttgaactttcgactcacatgtgatcaggtcgtgcacctttgaaacggcggcaaatctgtacgccagccgacgtcaagcaaataatttttatctgtgtattgttctattttgagttgggaggtataacaaaacacttaatgactggcccctcaggaaacagtgagttttgtttcccctcgacctcaatgtttccctcggcttcgccttggggaacattgagggtctcgggaaaacaaaactcactgtttcccttggggccagtcattaagtgcttattgatGCAGCCCTCACACAGACAGATATTAATTAATGTACCTAGCCTTTATTTGAGGGTTTGAGAAATGATGCTGTTACCCCACTAATATGCCATCTAGCCTCTGGTTTTCCCAATGGCCAGCCTGTTAATTTTGTTCACAGAAATAGAATTAAAAACCCATTCTCTCCCCAATGTTTCTTTGAGTCTAAGTTTTAAGCTGTTTAGAAAGTCACTCGTCACTATTTAGAGAGTCACATGTCACCATATTTTAAATGTTGTTACTTTGAAAGTTTACCCCTTGAAAGGCAGCTTAATGTTAACAAGGTTACCACCAGCTTTGATTGCATTCATCAGCCAGATAACTGAAAAGTTGATAATAATTTCTCGTTGTACtaattaattttcttattgTATTAACGAAAAGTAGTAAAGAAATTATTGTTCTTATTGTGTGAGCAATGCCCTCCAATTCTTCATACAATATTCACACATGCCTTGAGTTTGCAGCTTTTTGTAGAAACTCACTACATCAAAATGTTGCATTTACATTGTAACAATTTTTCCAAGCACAGTTCTTTATTTGCACTATGCATACATGTAAGTGGAgcatacaatttttttttattcctctTTAAAGTCCTTTAAGACTTATTTTGTACATATTTATGTGATCATGAGGCCAATTCTGTCCAACTCTGAGAGCTGGCAGTGGGAAGGAcaattataaataattattaccaTCAGTCACATGTCTCCATTGTCAACAAGATCGCTCCAGTTTTTGTTGGTGTGCCCTCCATGGTACATGTAGATGCATGACATTTAGTGCAAACCATCATTGGTTTAGACTTAACGGCTTCTCACTGTAAGTGGTGTACCTAAGCAAGGCACACTTCATTTCAAGTCAGCTTACTGCCTAACCAGTGACAAGCAAACTCCAATCCCAATGGCAGCTGCCGCAACACCATACTTGAACCACGAGTCCCAAGAGTTTCTATTGCTTGCTGAACCGCTGACTCTTTTATGCTTCAAAGAACCTTTGCCGTTGCcatccttttcttctttttcaaggAATTTTTGAAGCAGAATTTGGGAGTTTCTGAtatcattctcattctcattctcattctcagCGTCAAAAGCCACCTgtcgggaaagaaaaaaaattaaagcttagcaagaaaacaacaatgtgtggttccagaaaatatccataccccccccaCGGATGGTTAATGGAAATTCCTAGGGGGTGGGGGGGCTAAAGGGTAGAAATTTCCGAGGGGTATGGGGGATGCCCACGAGAGGAATTTTCCACAGGGTTGTAAAAGATGCGATCGATCGTACGAGACATACGTGGATTATTTTGATTTGTAGCAcaacaaaaattagaaatagatgccctttcgagaaaaaaacttaaagatgtttgtctcaaacgttttttttctttgctgggTGTTCGCTATCATCTCTCCAACGACGAACGGTCACTTCATTTTGGCTCGCACTGTACTGTGTTTACACgtgaaaaatcaagatggctgacCGTAGCATATTAATACCCAGACCCCTAGGTTGGTAAGCTTTCGGGACCGAAAGCGCTTGTCCGAGCTGAAAACCCAGTTAAATATGGTTTGTACACTGCACTTGAATGTAAAAATAGGCCCGTAATTATTGGGACTTTCCAAAGAAGGGGCCCCAGGCTCAGCTGCTCAGCATGAGATTCGCTTTATGCCGGTAAACGCCGAGACTCTCTATGGATATTTCCGACGAAACTGAAGTCACGAGGATCGAAGAAAATAAATCGGCGAGTTTGACAACCATAGTCGTGCGATGACAAGGATAGAAAACTGCCAAAAAGTGTGCTGCACGATaagagtttttgttttgctttttgaaccCGTTgcctttattttattgttcccATCGTCGCGTTTGTTTTACGTCGGGGTTGCTCGAACTCGCTAGTAGCGTTACCAGAAAACAATTCGTCTTATGCGACAATTTCgtcgaaaaaccaacaatgtTATGGAAAACGCCCGACGAAAACGACATTCGCGGACATTCGCAGGTAACCATAGAGAGGCTCATTTAGTCTGAAATGCCATACAGTTTAAAAGCCTTCTGGCAAGTTACGCCTGATACGTTACTTTTGTTCCGGTAAGCagcagtgaattttgttttagactTCAACTAGATTGTACTAGGCATTAAAGCGAACATTTCTTAGCAATGTACATAAGTTAAACTTAATTACAAAGATCGACTTTGTGGTGACTTTATGACCCGAGGCCGAACATTTAACGATAAACTTTGtttgtaaaatagtttttttagtagATCCGTTTTGAAATTCGAAAATTTTCACATAGTTTTATTTCAATGAATAGTTCAAATTAGAAGTCATGCTGTAAATGTTTTCTTGAGATGACATAAACTTATTACTCTCTGTTTTCGTGCCTCGCGTGTTTCGCTGGACGGACTCataaaaaagagagactgctcatCGTCTCGCAAGCTTGTTCTACCCGCGTAAGAAATACAAATTGCCTtgtaaaagattacaaataTATCAAAGATTATAAAAATTGTGTCTTATGATGAGAACAGTTAATTTTAAGCGGTACATGGTCGAAAATCTCTAAATGCTGCAATGTAAcgccatgaaaaagaaaataggaaattcctggggggtgggggggttaTACATGACCCCTCTGGAACGGAAATTCCGAGGGGGTGGAGGGGTCTAATCGGAAGAACCATCCGtggggggggtatggatattttctggaaccacacaatcaATAAtactggtaataataataataataataataataataataataattattattattattattgactgacaacagcTTCAAGAagataactcaagatgtgctggtgagatgttcggtcatcatgtccgatcataatgtgaaattggccggacattttcaaaatctggtcagacaatgtccgatgaccgactgttatttccagcactgtaataataataataataataataataataataataataataataataataatagtaataacaacAAATTATTTGTCAGCGCACTTAAAATTCTCAATGTGCTTACAGTGAGAAGCTAAAAACATTTTCACAACTCAATTAATTTAACTAAAAAATAACTAAGTAAAATGGTATGACTGTCTAAGGGTTAAAATAGTTGCAAAAAAGAAACGTTTCAAATTTCTTCTTAAAAATAGTTACAGTCTCAGACTTCTTCAAAGATTTAGGCATACTGTTCCATAGTTTTGGGGTGCAATAAGACAAGCTTCTTTGACCATAAGTGGCTGTCATGACTTTTGAAACTTGTAGAAGTTCATGATCAGTTGAACGTAAAGAACGAACTGGTTTACAAAAACTGATTTATAAACAAATAAGATAGCTAGGGGATTGTCCATTCAGAATTTAATAGGTTAagaataaaatcttaaaagtgATGTGTGACCTGTCAGGAAGCCAATGCAGGTTCTTAAGCATTGGAGTACTGTGGTCTCTCCAACTGGTTCTTGTAATTAGACGAGCTGCGATGTTCTGAACCTAGAATGACATACAGTTGCCTCTCTCTAACAACACCACAGGCACTGTGAAGCAACCTGTGACAGGAAGCAATGCTCGAAATTAAATAAACTTCCAGCTTGTCCCTGTTTTAAAAGCCAGGCAACCAAACCCATAAATGTAGTTGTCCTGATATTATGCTTGGTTGCCCATTAGGAAACGCCTAACGATTAAATGCATGCCATGTTCAGTTCAGATGCAATCACAAGGTGTTGGAGCTTGAGTATCCCATGGTTCTAAGTGTGCACCTGTGTGGTTTCTTGTGGAAGTCTGGGTttcagttttggcattttcacaAATGGAGTCGTCAATCCTACTACATGTTTGCAATATTGTCCCTTGCATTTTCATATCtgacaattttttgtaaaagccacagatattcaaaacacaggaaaatgctCAGCTGCGGCAAATTACATATTAAATTCAACTACTTTCGGACATTGACGATAGAAAACCAACaagtgttttcaaatttccctggGTTCCACAATCATGAATATATAATAGCTACGCTAACGTTGCCTCATTTTAACAGGGTTCTAACACAAAcgttctttgtgtcagaacaataagGCAACTGTAACAAGTCAAAATTAATATCATTTAGGATAGCGGTGCATGGGAAGTTTGGAAGTAAAAACAAGAAACtctataataataaaataataatcatactTTCTGTCCAATCAGTACAAAtgcctttgttttaaatttgattCCAAACATCAGTTTGAAGTTACCATTTCATAGGGAAGGAAAGGTTCTCTCCGAGCACTTTAGCAAACCGTGTGTCTTAAACTTCTCTCATCCAAAAACTATTCCTTTTAATGAATTATCTAGTATGGCTTGATATACATCACTCACCCAGCCTCCTTTCTTTTCAATCCATTCTGTCGTACTCTCCTGGATAAACTTAAAACTATATTCAGCTAGCAGCTCAAGTTGTGAATCATCAAGTTCACCCATGATGGCCACTTCACGAGCAAAATGGCAAAGCAAAGCGACCTTTGACCATCCAACAATCTGGTGATCAAACGTAAGGTGCCTTGCAGCAACTGAGAATTGTTCATATGAAAGACTTCCTCCTCGCATAATCTCTAGAGGTTCGTCCATTAAATGTGGAACCATTTGCATAATATCTTGACTTATTTTCTCCAGTCTAGCAGCCACCCGACCCTCTGGTGATAGTACTGGTGAGGAAGAGTGGTCATAATTATTGCTGTGGTTACTAGGGACAGCAGAAGGAATCTTGAGGTTACTTGGTCTCCTGGAAAAGTCCCTgataaaaggaaacaaaaaaaagagtatACCTTACAGAGGTGCGCTTAataattctgtgattttttattcacttgtttacccattgacccctgggagtgagacggTCAAATGTGGTTTTGCTCGGACAGCCCCGATTTGTCTGGACAAATATGCATTACGTTATAACTCTTATAAGGTGCTTCTCCCACCTCAGCATGATGCTCAAATACCAAGCACATACATTTAATGAGCTCTTACTGTAGACGCAGGCTCACGATCAGTGCAGGAGGTGTGGAATGAACAGCACAGCCACAATGTTTGGTAAAATAGAAAAAACACTTGTAACATTACATTTGTG containing:
- the LOC138008377 gene encoding uncharacterized protein, with amino-acid sequence MDSDPVESKYIAQGNPEATTDTDSDMNGSSETLNLDSSSEGSLGKAELACRERIREETRIVVLDFLSSLPADKLTARNLVPKEKKRYHLSKSMQRLSKSSSDVGSYEHKRQKFLQMARLQRKLSLNLKKDIENFDPKTLKQRSQQKKEDFSRRPSNLKIPSAVPSNHSNNYDHSSSPVLSPEGRVAARLEKISQDIMQMVPHLMDEPLEIMRGGSLSYEQFSVAARHLTFDHQIVGWSKVALLCHFAREVAIMGELDDSQLELLAEYSFKFIQESTTEWIEKKGGWVAFDAENENENENDIRNSQILLQKFLEKEEKDGNGKGSLKHKRVSGSASNRNSWDSWFKYGVAAAAIGIGVCLSLVRQ